In Scheffersomyces stipitis CBS 6054 chromosome 8, complete sequence, one DNA window encodes the following:
- a CDS encoding oxidoreductase activity (go_function oxidoreductase activity~go_process electron transport), producing the protein MTFKVSGAELFDPLVVKAIKSGAYGAISADKILEERTKIKYPEYLSPYKAEDAGKYNNFKNVDGAKNDKGHLGDPTFKNLFKPGTKVKTVDLSPNYGTEIDGIQLSELDDAGKNDLALYLETRGLAVFRNQDFRDKGPAFAKQFGEYFGPLHIHPVSFAAENYPELLVTYRPAGGAERYPVQFANSTNTAGWHSDISFEEYPSSFSFFVALEAPESGGDTVFLDLREAYKRLSPQIQKFFETLTIIHTNYYQNQFAKLKNYEARVKGDYFTEHPLVRTHPVTGEKSLFFSRGFALRIKGLKQQESDSILSFLESHVLNNPEIQVRASHQGTESRTVIAWDNRISLHTAIADFLQHETPARHHYRITVLGEKPFFDGSVEAKTINGHSNGHSNGHSNGHSNGNSNGHSNGHSNGKSNGKSNVGDVSLDKLTIS; encoded by the coding sequence ATGACATTCAAAGTAAGCGGTGCTGAATTGTTTGACCCTTTAGTGGTCAAGGCCATTAAGAGTGGTGCCTATGGTGCCATTTCTGCTGATAAGATCCTAGAAGAAAGAACCAAGATCAAATACCCTGAATACTTGAGCCCTTATAAGGCCGAAGACGCCGGGaaatacaacaacttcaagaacgtTGACGGGGCTAAAAACGACAAGGGTCACTTGGGAGATCCTactttcaagaatttgttCAAACCTGGTACTAAGGTCAAGACGGTGGATTTGTCGCCCAACTACGGAACAGAAATAGACGGTATTCAATTGAGCGAATTAGATGATGCTGGGAAAAATGACTTGGCTCTCTACTTGGAGACGAGAGGGTTGGCTGTTTTCAGAAATCAGGATTTCAGAGACAAGGGTCCAGCTTTCGCTAAACAGTTCGGAGAATATTTTGGTCCTTTACACATCCATCCAGTTAGTTTTGCGGCTGAGAATTATCCTGAGTTGTTGGTGACCTACAGACCAGCGGGTGGTGCAGAGAGATACCCTGTACAGTTTGCCAACTCAACGAATACCGCAGGCTGGCACTCGGATATCAGTTTTGAAGAGTATCCATCTTCTTTCAGTTTTTTCGTTGCTTTGGAAGCCCCAGAAAGCGGGGGTGACACTGTGTTCCTTGATTTGAGAGAAGCATACAAGAGATTGTCACCTCAAATACAGAAATTCTTTGAAACTTTGACAATTATTCATACCAACTATTACCAGAACCAGtttgccaagttgaagaactacGAAGCAAGAGTGAAGGGCGATTACTTCACGGAACATCCTTTAGTCAGAACCCACCCGGTTACTGGCGAAAAatctttgttcttctccagaGGTTTTGCTCTTAGAATTAAGGGTCTCAAGCAGCAAGAATCGGACTCGATTCTTAGTTTCTTGGAAAGTCACGTTTTGAACAACCCTGAAATTCAAGTTAGAGCTAGCCATCAAGGCACAGAATCTAGAACTGTTATTGCCTGGGACAACAGAATCTCATTGCATACTGCAATTGCAGACTTCTTGCAACATGAGACTCCTGCGCGTCACCACTATAGAATCACTGTTCTAGGTGAAAAGCCATTTTTTGATGGTTCAGTTGAGGCGAAGACTATTAATGGTCACTCGAATGGTCACTCCAATGGTCACTCCAATGGTCACTCCAATGGTAATTCGAATGGCCATTCAAATGGTCACTCGAACGGAAAGTCCAATGGAAAGTCCAATGTAGGAGATGTTAGTCTTGACAAATTGACTATTTCTTAA
- a CDS encoding cytoskeleton structure, endocytosis, cell fusion protein (go_process endocytosis) has product MSWDGFKKAINRAGASVTVKNVDKTMDKDFDTEERRYKTLNTAGTSLQKSSKGYLDSLRAMTASQVTIAEIVSNLYEEAKQGPSVYSNVGNLYLQCVREFDEETVKQMDGPFRETILDPITKFAGYFKEIDEAIKKRAHKKIDYDQCKAKVRRLIDKPAKDAGKLPRAEKELQVAKEIFDDLNEQLKAELPQLIALRVPFLDPSFEALVKIQMRFCTEGYSRLAQIQQYLDQNSRDEYANGLLDGRIDDLIGQMNSLNIATLGK; this is encoded by the coding sequence ATGTCGTGGGATGGTTTCAAAAAAGCCATCAACAGAGCCGGGGCATCCGTCACTGTCAAGAACGTGGATAAGACCATGGATAAGGACTTTGACAccgaagaaagaagatatAAAACGTTGAACACAGCAGGTACTAGCTTGCAAAAATCATCCAAGGGTTACTTGGACTCATTGAGAGCCATGACGGCTTCTCAGGTCACTATTGCTGAAATTGTGTCCAACTTATATGAAGAGGCCAAACAAGGTCCATCTGTGTATTCCAACGTAGGAAACTTGTATTTGCAATGTGTGCGTGAATTTGACGAGGAGACTGTGAAACAGATGGATGGCCCGTTCAGAGAAACCATTTTGGACCCTATAACCAAATTCGCAGGGTATTTCAAGGAAATAGACGAGGCTATAAAGAAGAGAGCCCACAAGAAAATAGACTATGACCAGTGTAAGGCTAAGGTGAGACGGCTAATTGATAAACCAGCAAAGGATGCAGGCAAGTTGCCTCGTGCTGAAAAGGAGTTGCAAGTTGCAAAAGAAATCTTTGACGACTTGAACGAGCAATTGAAGGCTGAGTTGCCGCAATTGATTGCGTTGAGAGTTCCATTCTTAGACCCTTCGTTCGAGGCATTGGTCAAGATCCAAATGCGTTTTTGTACAGAGGGCTACTCTAGATTGGCCCAGATCCAGCAGTACTTGGACCAGAATTCCAGAGACGAATATGCGAACGGATTGTTGGACGGTCGTATCGACGACTTGATTGGCCAGATGAACTCGTTGAACATCGCAACTTTGGGCAAATAG
- a CDS encoding predicted protein, producing MKIVSEEEKLAHRKVVLTEGLKGCLVGVGMAYGIVRAVKYRYPVRFSQMNTSIKTAMWAMPTILMGAFFADDGSVKFDEDIYRSDYLKKQEMEKLANYNKLSSTDKALHNLNENKYKIIVGAWATSLYGSWTLVNRDRYMTKAQKIVQARVYAQAFTVVLLLGTILLSMHENEMLKKSPPPVPEWKKYLQEQEEREKQGLVTATPQPQLHKQHPHQP from the coding sequence ATGAAGATcgtttctgaagaagaaaaactCGCCCACAGAAAGGTAGTTCTTACCGAGGGTCTCAAAGGTTGTTTAGTCGGTGTTGGTATGGCCTACGGTATTGTTAGAGCTGTCAAGTACAGATACCCTGTCAGGTTCTCCCAAATGAACACCTCCATTAAAACAGCTATGTGGGCCATGCCTACGATTTTAATGGGAGCCTTTTTTGCAGATGATGGTTCGGTCAAGTTTGACGAAGATATCTACCGTTCCGattatttgaagaagcaagagaTGGAAAAGTTAGCCAATTACAACAAATTGTCCTCCACGGACAAGGCACTCCACAATTTGAATGagaacaagtacaagatcATTGTTGGTGCTTGGGCAACCTCATTGTATGGATCCTGGACTCTTGTCAATAGAGACCGTTACATGACTAAGGCTCAGAAGATCGTGCAGGCCAGAGTTTACGCTCAGGCTTTCACAGTAGTCTTGTTATTGGGTACCATCTTGTTGAGTATGcatgaaaatgaaatgttgaagaagctgccTCCTCCAGTTCCTGAATGGAAGAAATACTTGCAGGAACAAGAAGAGCGCGAGAAGCAAGGCTTGGTCACTGCTACTCCTCAGCCCCAACTTCACAAGCAACATCCTCACCAGCCATAG
- a CDS encoding predicted protein produces the protein MTALQRIRHRYFTTVFRYISFVLSKPRLVIMIPCIVVFVMAYNVLYDFTIKRFNSQLAAHFGSVSALNFNTNPRPNSQLVSQLSEIDFSVPKSLSSIVLAWNKETIIDTNGDDNVFDVRFFTAMDMLVSNLTTSFDHATVISPLSSLPIDITSPTSLSYGHRRAVHFSNYVIKFFNYDINNMLTFLFFNKLMKSNHIIKYSQSVRVFVIYDQGSDLKEYLTSVLPDIGKVLAVDTIITTTNTASIRDFVHYYFVQNNSSLPISVFLTVCNSVVFTSVLVLVLLVYLSIANEHKIRSSVGLLIGWLVSGLIASTAAVSLISQIHNYSSWRLIFEPSTMFTKAAYMFAVMLLSARNLFTTINFLSNKSGGESDLHKRLYYFYTGWHGLPILLKSLFFNIVGLFALQCVGIYLLYYYTEGYFFSYVSHRFARVGEAIVVSLVIDFILQLSFLSAIIVIDLKRMDLTDYIQNHQNFNISDGYMDSEDGESRGSVFEGVNIFSSLLLNLQAPSDLRPPRKSLRHSLGQSFLKVNSSTTFHGFGWGVLIIGLIQLLGIFIHWVLVIPYHLLNDKSSIMGLGETIILHNSNTLIYYLELISILLFIVAVSFLAFKFSHDPATTASTPQQFTEKDFLPDARYFNAIELPKGFNMGHTLDIIKIEANSKTSFVVTIGLDHKVLVWSPLSNPISKPIDISTTLQLPNGSKTEFWPINHVSISDDGSYIILINYKYGLMKCFERQELCYKWEVQLTEDLLQLIANKKFKILESFFRRRTVPGFLARKMLMNKKATKGRSRRGSDASTTSVASAINGNFPPPISMKSHGGQQRERHEPTEEQLSKELLRDEFTIVLETGDLISFSCGSGKTKTTNILEAVYGDVADGLSLISALKVTTPRVNDRIVCQISNSDLIVATAVNNNWKFRKLPIKEGTYNQELKIQPLRAPPSRTRLNDFSSVYQEKIQAVDINSEDKEKPKSISDFQINRATIVSVEFVGMIVIVKDQVAELIDIQSGIVLKKFNIGSFKPSTFRVSHSEPTHCRFCGCASIQSFSILYEDYDSPTLIIHTYKIDIKRSKTNICLRVERDPREIRCLGFNAVTDHQFWYNNIVGWELTDVNMVIGLKRKHTVDDDDNHGKDLDSEEDFTANIDTTDLNSIIEYGGLGSLRNRNKKKTKAASNVYKSDRFTIDKAWESFIITVLDGQMINYQIPLNNKLRDTDLIMNKINCVKKYGYKSIIFNVGNLSEVFYLGNDKLIENDLYYSGTNATIWSVLEEDAQNNGPGAQLKGDSAAKPPQAVNSELLFINKRRKMRERSNIGGNSIISV, from the coding sequence ATGACCGCCCTTCAGCGAATACGGCACCGCTACTTTACAACTGTTTTCCGCTACATCTCGTTCGTGCTCTCGAAGCCGCGGCTCGTGATCATGATCCCTTGCATTGTTGTGTTCGTCATGGCCTACAACGTTCTCTACGACTTCACAATCAAACGGTTCAACTCGCAGTTGGCAGCACATTTCGGTAGCGTTTCTGCGCTAAACTTCAATACCAACCCCCGGCCCAACTCGCAGTTGGTATCACAGCTATCAGAAATCGATTTCTCTGTACCCAAACTGCTTTCCAGCATAGTTCTAGCATGGAACAAAGAGACAATCATCGACACCAACGGTGACGATAATGTGTTTGACGTTCGTTTCTTTACCGCGATGGATATGCTCGTGTCAAACTTGACGACTTCATTTGATCACGCCACCGTAATATCGCCTCTATCGTCGCTTCCCATTGATATCACCAGCCCCACAAGTTTATCCTATGGCCACAGAAGAGCAGTCCATTTCAGCAACTACGTCATtaagttcttcaattaTGACATAAACAACATGCTCAcgttcttgttcttcaacaagttgatgaaatcaaacCACATCATTAAATACTCTCAGAGTGTGCGAGTTTTTGTAATCTACGACCAAGGTAGTGACCTCAAGGAATATCTCACGTCTGTGCTTCCCGACATCGGCAAAGTTCTCGCTGTAGATACTATCATCACTACCACCAACACCGCTAGTATCCGTGACTTTGTCCACTACTACTTTGTTCAGAACAACTCGTCGTTGCCCATCAGTGTTTTCCTCACAGTGTGCAATTCTGTAGTTTTTACTCTGGTCTTGGTATTAGTTTTGCTTGTGTATCTCTCCATTGCTAACGAGCACAAAATCCGCTCCAGCGTCGGACTACTCATAGGATGGCTTGTCAGCGGCTTGATAGCCAGTACAGCTGCCGTCAGTCTTATCTCCCAAATTCATAACTATCTGTCGTGGAGACTCATCTTTGAGCCACTGACTATGTTCACCAAAGCTGCCTACATGTTCGCTGTGATGTTGCTCAGTGCTCGCAATCTCTTCACCaccatcaacttcttgtctaACAAGAGCGGCGGTGAATCAGACTTACACAAGCGCTTGTACTATTTCTACACAGGATGGCATGGTTTGCCCATCTTGTTAAAGagtctcttcttcaacataGTCGGGTTGTTTGCATTGCAATGTGTGGGAATATATCTCTTGTACTATTATACAGAGGGGTACTTCTTTTCCTACGTATCGCATCGTTTTGCCAGAGTCGGCGAAGCCATTGTTGTAAGCCTTGTCATCGACTTCATCTTGCAGTTGTCGTTTCTCTCAGCCATTATTGTAATTGACTTGAAGAGAATGGACTTGACTGACTACATCCAGAATCACCAAAATTTCAACATCAGTGACGGATATATGGACAGTGAAGATGGTGAATCACGTGGAAGTGTATTCGAAGGCGTTAACATCTTCTCGTCCTTGCTTTTAAACTTGCAGGCACCTTCAGATCTCCGTCCACCAAGAAAATCTTTAAGGCACAGTTTGGGCCAGTCGTTCTTGAAAGTCAATTCCAGCACCACTTTTCATGGCTTTGGTTGGGGTGTCCTCATAATAGGATTGATACAGTTGCTCGGAATATTTATCCACTGGGTGTTGGTGATACCGTACCATTTGCTCAATGACAAAAGTTCTATAATGGGTCTAGGGGAAACAATTATACTTCATAATTCAAACACCTTGATCTACTACTTGGAACTCATATCTATATTGTTGTTCATTGTTGCTGTGTCATTCCTAGCATTCAAGTTTTCTCATGACCCTGCAACTACTGCTTCTACACCTCAGCAATTTACGGAAAAGGACTTTCTTCCTGATGCTAGATATTTCAATGCCATTGAATTGCCCAAGGGGTTCAATATGGGGCATACGTTGGATATTATCAAGATTGAGGCCAATTCGAAGACTTCTTTCGTGGTCACTATTGGCCTTGATCACAAGGTATTAGTTTGGTCACCTTTATCAAATCCAATTTCTAAACCTATAGACATATCAACTACACTACAATTACCAAATGGGCTGAAAACAGAATTTTGGCCAATTAACCACGTCTCAATTAGTGACGATGGAAGCTACATCATTTTGATTAATTACAAATATGGTCTAATGAAATGCTttgaaagacaagaatTGTGCTACAAGTGGGAAGTACAGTTAACTGAGGATTTGCTACAATTGATTGCAAATAAGAAGTTTAAAATTTTGGAATCATTctttagaagaagaactgtACCAGGGTTCTTGGCAAGAAAAATGTTAATGAATAAGAAGGCTACAAAGGGAAGGAGCAGACGAGGCAGCGATGCATCGACGACATCAGTGGCTTCAGCAATTAACGGAAATTTCCCTCCACCAATTTCCATGAAATCTCATGGCGGCCAACAACGAGAGAGACATGAACCCacagaagaacaactttccaaagaaTTATTGAGAGATGAGTTTACTATAGTACTCGAAACTGGagatttgatttcattttcatgTGGAAGTGGGAAGACCAAGACAACAAATATTCTAGAAGCAGTCTATGGTGATGTTGCAGACGGATTGCTGTTAATATCAGCGTTGAAAGTTACAACTCCGAGAGTTAATGATAGAATTGTTTGTCAAATCAGCAACTCCGATTTAATTGTGGCGACTGCGGTTAATAACAATTGGAAATTCAGGAAATTGCCAATTAAAGAAGGAACCTATAACCAAGAATTAAAGATACAACCATTAAGAGCTCCACCATCGAGAACTCGCCTTAACGATTTCAGTTCTGTTTACCAAGAAAAAATACAGGCAGTTGACATCAATAGCgaagacaaggaaaagCCCAAGCTGATATCTGATTTCCAAATCAATCGAGCTACCATTGTCAgtgttgaatttgttggaatGATCGTTATAGTTAAAGACCAAGTGGCAGAATTGATTGATATTCAAAGCGGGATTGTTTTAAAGAAATTCAACATTGGAAGTTTCAAGCCGCTGACATTCCGAGTGTCGCATCTGGAGCCTACTCATTGTAGGTTCTGTGGATGTGCCTCAATTCAATCATTTTCGATCTTGTACGAAGACTATGATTCACCAACGTTGATCATTCACACATATAAGATCGATATCAAAAGATCTAAGACCAATATCTGCTTGAGAGTCGAAAGAGATCCCAGAGAAATCAGATGCTTGGGTTTCAACGCAGTGACAGATCACCAATTTTGGTACAATAACATTGTTGGCTGGGAGTTAACGGATGTTAACATGGTAATCGGATTGAAACGGAAGCATACCGTagatgatgacgacaaCCATGGCAAGGATTTGGACTCTGAAGAGGACTTTACAGCCAACATCGATACAACGGATTTAAATTCCATTATAGAGTACGGGGGCTTGGGGTCTCTTCGAAACAGAaataaaaagaaaactAAAGCTGCGCTGAACGTATACAAGTCAGATCGGTTTACGATTGATAAGGCGTGGGAGAGTTTCATCATTACTGTGCTCGATGGCCAGATGATCAATTATCAGATTCCATTGAACAACAAGCTCCGCGACACTGATTTGATaatgaacaagatcaattGTGTCAAGAAGTACGGTTACAAGTCCATTATATTCAATGTGGGCAATCTACTGGAAGTTTTCTACCTAGGGaacgacaagttgataGAGAACGACTTGTACTATTCTGGCACAAATGCCACTATCTGGTCtgttttggaagaagatgccCAAAACAATGGACCTGGAGCTCAACTCAAAGGCGATTCGGCGGCAAAGCCTCCGCAAGCTGTGAACAGCGAGTTACTCTTCATAAACAAGAGGAGGAAAATGAGAGAGAGAAGCAACATCGGCGGAAATTCTATTATATCCGTGTAA
- the HYR5.5 gene encoding hyphally regulated cell wall protein: MKILRLLFVAFLAILALVSSSEISQNTIDRGFVQINTGDYTIDNGITWSIIDVTSVTLTDGLTVGTGASFYVSTSASLLGLSVSIALNPILGPANDVIVNNGLISLNGASSLLTSSFQFGGASFTNTGQVYMGVSGGSLIGSTMSISTNTIQNTGLIVYYQAQPGSANINIGASGSAVTNNGQICLYNAHYSQNANILGTGCITLDADSELDVKVGSSSFASTQIIYMTPQSTIGIPTFASGSITINGFGGGNTITINIPLALYSQSYSQTTGTLTIRNILTSASIQLVIGSGYISNSFTFSAGLLGLSVTYSGNPPNPISSLCATGCGVLPVAPGDEPTEYTTVVTTTNSNAQTTTGTYDVLISNTVIGTSISWYTSSSLI; the protein is encoded by the coding sequence ATGAAGATTTTGCGACTATTATTTGTCGCATTTCTTGCCATTCTCGCGTTAGTGTCTTCACTGGAAATTTCTCAAAACACAATAGACAGAGGTTTTGTTCAGATAAATACTGGAGATTATACGATTGATAATGGTATAACATGGTCCATTATCGATGTCACCAGTGTAACATTGACGGATGGTTTGACCGTCGGAACTGGGGCTCTGTTCTATGTATCCACCTCTGCTTCTCTCTTGGGATTGTCTGTAAGCATCGCTCTTAATCCGATACTTGGACCCGCAAACGATGTGATAGTGAATAACGGTCTAATTTCGTTGAATGGGGCTTCTTCGCTTCTCACATCATCTTTCCAATTTGGAGGTGCATCATTTACCAACACGGGCCAGGTTTATATGGGTGTCTCTGGTGGGAGTTTAATTGGCTCCACCATGTCTATATCAACCAATACCATCCAAAATACGGGTTTAATTGTATACTACCAGGCTCAACCAGGTTCGGCTAATATTAACATCGGAGCCTCAGGACTGGCTGTCACCAACAACGGTCAAATTTGTCTTTACAATGCCCACTACTCTCAGAATGCAAACATTCTAGGCACTGGCTGCATCACCCTTGATGCTGATTCTGAACTCGATGTCAAAGTTGGGTCAAGTTCATTTGCTAGTACGCAAATTATCTACATGACACCTCAATCTACCATTGGAATCCCTACTTTTGCATCTGGGAGTATCACCATTAACGGTTTTGGTGGAGGGAACACTATTACTATCAACATTCCCCTTGCCTTGTATTCTCAGTCGTACTCACAAACTACAGGTACTTTAACAATTAGAAATATATTAACCTCCGCTTCAATTCAACTTGTTATAGGTTCTGGTTACATTTCTAACTCGTTTACTTTCAGTGCTGGACTTCTTGGTTTGTCGGTCACCTACAGTGGCAATCCTCCCAATCCCATTTCCAGTCTTTGTGCTACGGGTTGTGGAGTTTTACCTGTAGCTCCAGGTGATGAGCCAACGGAATACACCACAGTCGTTACAACAACGAATAGTAATGCTCAAACAACTACCGGCACATATGACGTGCTCATCTCCAACACTGTAATTGGAACTAGCATCAGCTGGTATACTAGTTCCTCTTTGATT